The DNA sequence ATCAGTTAAGGAAGAAAGGGAGGTACTTTCAGACCCTGTCCAGTTCAAAATTTATAACTGAAAAACCTTGGCAGCACTAAtgtcaaaaattaatttaccGACAGTGACAAAAATGAACTTCAGACTATTGTGAAACTGTACCACTTGATGGGTAATATAATCTAAAGTGTCGAACAAGTTGGATTTAAGAGGTTTCAACATTAAACCATTGTATGTGGAACCTGTAGCTAATAAATAGCCTTTAACAAAAACGTAACGCTAATAGTTGAAGCCTCCACAACATTAAATtcacaataattataaaataaccaaACCTGTGCCTTTTGTAAGCCTTCGGAGGCTTCCACAGCAATTTTTCTATCTACGCAAACATCAATTCCAGATTGCAAGCACTTTTTGAAGTATTGTGATGCATCTTCAACTTCCCCGAGGGCAAGGTAACAacttaaacaagaaaaataataaaaagactTAACGGATACAATCATCTGTCTCATATTTAAAACTATACATATTATTTAACATGTAAATTGTATTTAGGTAAATAATTGTAGGACCTAGGAAAGTATATACCTATTATTTAACATGTAATCTgtatttagataaataattgTAGGACCTAGGAAGGTGCTTAAGATATTGTGGGAGCTATCAATATTTAAAACTATACACTTGCATATTTCCATATTATAAATAACACATAAGGCATAAGGCATCATGCTTCTTTGTCTATCTAGATCTGTTCTTTCCTTACaagatgaataaaaaataaaattagtagtGTCACAGCACTCGAGTAGCCATCAATCTTAGAGTGCCTGCACAACACCATTACCTTCAGCTATACCCAACAACCTTTATACAACTATTTTCCACCCTACAAAACCATAACTGTGATCAATTATATCCTAAGCCTTCTGTTGTCCTacaaaactaaaatatatacaactttttttttggtgactaaaaTATATACAACTTAAATCACTATGCACTATAACATCAGAAGCTGAAATGAAACTTACTTTGCAGCTCTAAGTTGCACCTTGAGGAAATTTGGATCTATTTTGGCAGCCGTCATACAATCTTCTAGTGCATCCCTCATCCTACCAAGAGACATATGCGTGGCAGCAAGGTTGCTATAACACAGCACCAAAGCCCTAAGACAGCCCCGAGGTGCTGCTTCTTTAGGAATACAACTAATTCCTTCTTTGTAAAAGTTCTCAGCCATACCCAGGTCTCCATTTTTATAGGCTTGGTTTCCTCTGGTATAAAGCAGAATGAGATAATAGTTATAAAGTCATTTGAAGTTATCTAATTTGTTACACAGACACAAACAACCTAAAAAGGAAGAAATTGTAATGCAGTATCCAAAGATAAGTACATATCAAGTAACTGACTGCGCCTGCAAATATAATAAATAGCACAAACTGTCAAAATATATACTCACCTGAGCCGCCACTTTTCACAGGCTTCCTGAGAAGCAATGGCTGCAGCAGAAACAGAAGAAGTCTCCTTCAGCCCCTGCTCCTTATTCAACTCAGAATCCCTTGTTTTGGGTTGAGGCAAAGATACTTTGGCATTTGGACCAGGGCCTGATGTGAAAAGAGATGAAGTTGTAGAAAGGGGAGAAAATGCCACGGATGATGATGAATAAGGGACCTTTATGTTTGAAGTGTAGTTGTAAGTATCATGGCCGAAATTTAGCCAAGATTTCTTTTTGTAATGCCGTTTTGGGCTCAATGATTGAACTTCAGCTGATGGAGCAGCAGCAAATGTGAAACCAGATCCACTTATATTTCTTGGACTGGAAACGGGACTTTGATGCAACATTCTATTACTATCGGCTTCAGTTTCTGCTGATGTACAAGATTCAACACTTACGCTCAGTTCATCGATAGCAGACTTAAAGCTTTCAGTTTCAAACTCTGAAATAGAGTCATTCCGTTTGTGTTCAACACGATTAGTTTCATGCATAGGATGCTCAGAGTTTCCATCCTTTGTTTCCCTGCATGGAACCTCTCCCCCATAAATATTCAAGCACTCAGTAGCTGCAATTAGATCTTCATCTATAGGATCAACCGATGTTGTTTGTTCTGAATCATTAACCATAGAGTTGCTATCAATACTAAATGACTCGCTGTTGGATGCCACAGAATTTTCACTCAAGCATTGGTTTTCAACCAGTTTTTCCTGATATGGAGACACATCCATTGGTGAATAAGCATTTGGAGAACCCTGAGAGTTCTCTTGGGAAACATTGTCCTTCAGAACAAAACCTTGACCACTCCATGGCTGGGTTGGGGAGGCATACTGATTCAATTTCGCTCTACTTTTATTCACTTTCATGTTCCCACCTTTTCCCTTCTTTGCATTAGACTTTAATTTCTCATCAACACCTCCAAAAAGATTAGTCTTTGGCATCGTCACAGGCGCTTTAAACTCAACCGAAGACAACCCTGAAGCATCTTGTTTCCCCGTGAAGACAAACTCAAATTCATCTCTCTTGGTAGCTTCAAAGGCACCTCCAACAGGCTGAGGCTGAAAATTCAAGCCACCAAATATAGGAGATGGTGCTGATGAAGACACTCTAGTTTCTTCCACTGGTTTTTGAAAACGATTGTGAGAATGCGATTCATTAGAGTCCTTGCTCTCATTCACAAGTTTCAAATGCTCCATCTCCCTCAATAGAATCGCTTCTGTCCCTGTTCCTTTCCCAAATTTCATTCCATCAACTTGAGATTCTTCTTTCACATTCAGATTCTTCATCTGGTTAATAACCGCATTAGCCGAATTCGCAGCAACAGAATCACCACTCTTATGCGCCTCTCCAGTGTTCAATTTCTCCTTCAGCTCATTTTGCAGCTCCGACTCAACAAAACTTCTGTTCGGATCAATATTCAACTTGCTCATCTCTTTCAAAACAAAATTATCATCGACAAAAAGCGAAGAACAACCAACCTTCTCGAAGCCCTCAACTTTCTTCGCCGCATTCCCAATACTAAGACTCCTCAATTGATCACTGATCCCTTTATCGAAACCCACGCCAAAATCGCCGCTCTTGTTGCTGTTACCTCCAAAGGAAAATGAGCCATATCTAGGGGAGGAAAATGGTGCCGGCGCCGCCGTAACCGGAGCCGTAGAGTCGCGAAATGGAGTGAAAGCAGGGGCATTGTTGTGCTTACGAAGCTTCACCAATCGCGGTCTCGAAAGGCCCGAAGCTGAAGAGGTCGTGAACGTGAACGCCGACGGAGGCGCGTTGGGAATCGAGAAACCATCGCTGCTACTAGCGGCGGCGTTGTTCTTGTCGCTATTGAAAGCTTCCATCGCGTTTAACCGTTAAATTCGAAGAATCGGAAGGGGAGAAGAGATAATCGGCGCGAATACGAGAGGTGAGATCGTGGCACGGTGGAGGTGCGGCGGCGGAGAGGGCGGGATATAACGGCGGCGCCGGAGAAGACATGTTACGTTGGGATCGGAGGAGGAGTCATGAGAAATTGTTGATGGACGGTGGAGATTGATTCTGGGGTGTGTGTCTAATAATCGTTGCTTGTTTGGGTTTTCGCCaatgattgaaaattttgaaaaagaaaacaccAAATGCAAACCCACAAAGAAGAAGATGTGTCTCAAAAATGTCTTAATCTAATTACCAAAAATTATTTATCCaattgttattttattattattgtttttttttggataaataAAGGGTACAAGGGAAAGTAAAAGACTTTGCTAAGAGAATATTTTATGATTTGTTCACACTTTTTAGATTTCGAATTCTCAAATCTTAAAAGTAAATATTGTCAAAAACTTAGTATACTTTTAACTCTCCCTAGATCTATTTTgctttattattgttaattaatgGGATTAATGTATTTTTAGTAAAAGTTAGCATCAATCAAATGCATttagtatttaaattttaatgtcaTTGTATATATAATTTATCAAATTTCTTAATAATGTAGACTTAGCAATATATAACATTTCGCATTTAGTcgatgtatatatatattataattaatcaaATTGTTTAATCATATTTTGGTATAGgtagtaaaataattaataatataaaatagagAAATATTAGGGTTAATACTTTTTATTAAGAGTGTTTAGAATTTGAATAGACTCAAACTCATCTTTAAATTATGACCCAATATACTTTTTAATCTCATATCCAATCTTAGATCCGACAAAACTTTTATATTTCAGACTATTTTTTCACCAAATCATCATTTATCAGCAACAAAATCcaacatatttatatatagattTATACATCATATACAGTATATATCAAACAATAGATATAAACAATATCATTAGTCgcaacaaaaattaaacaatattTCACCACAACgtattataaaagaaaaagagggaATTACATCTGGAACAGACACGAATTTGAAAAACAACTCACTATAATAGATCTACTAGAActtgaaaagaaaaaaggaggACAGATATGAAACATATGCAAGTTTCAGGAACAGTGTAAGCTTAAGAAACAACAACACAGCAAAGGCCGCAAAGTGGGAGATATGTCCTAAttgagaaatttttttttttaaattaggagtaaaatttgaacttataaatttttagataaatataaaaaaatatgctatttgaattataatttattaatatgttCTAATTGAAACTTGAGTAGATTAAATATAGTGGGtatgttattttttgtttaggGACTCTTTCATTGGACTAGGTCAAATGACTCATACTCTAACCTAAACTTGCTTGAGTGATTTTTCTgatgatattttttttcttaagtCTAACTTAAGTCACtttaaaactaaactaaaattcACCAAAGAAATTCAGGCCTAAACTCGGATCTTTAGATTGAACCTGATCCTTAGATCCTATacattcttattttttattaatattagttaataatattttatttttatactattagaATTTTAGTCAAATATTAtccataaataataaattttattagtgaGATAACATTgttctataaaaaaattttactattgAAAGATATagttatgtatttttaaattattaaattacaTTTGAATATATTTAGTGTGTTatgtataaaataataaaaaaacatgaTTTGACAAAGTAAATACTGACATCTTAACtaagtttaaaatattttatatcatGTTAGTTAAATATGTTGGactaaaattttcattttcatctttATCTTTGCGGTTTACAAACTTCACATAATCTCTTTAGGAAGTAAATAGTCAAATCAGTCTCTCAAAGATCAAGATCACGTGATATTTAATTTGGTCtctgaaaaaattttttagtcaaattcattcctaaaaaattttaatttagtcaCGTTAATTTTTTTGTCACTCTCTATGTTAACGGCATTAACAGAAAATAACATGACTCGTTAAAAGACAGATCAACATCAAAACGCCGTTATTTTTAAGGATGAGAGACAGTGATTTAAACTACGTCGTTTTGATCTCTCACTTCCATTCACTCATAAGGAACAATAACACACAAGACGAAGagtctctctctcctccttttTCCACATCGCTGAGAATATGAAGTCTTCATCCTTGTCGTTGATTGAAGCATCCAATACGGCGTCCCTGTTTCTCTCACAAGACTCTCcctctcattttctttttgacGTCGCTgaggagaagatgaagaagccTTCATCATCGTCACCGATTGAAGTATCTGGCGCAGCGTGTTCGCGAGTTCGCCGTTGAGGAGTGGCTTCGCAGTGATTGAAGACGTGGCTGACGGTCATTTTTGTCGTTGTTTaaggttttattttgttctagTTACTAAACTTGTTTTTAGGATTGTGCCGTTGAGAAAATTTATTTCTTGTAGTGTTTTTTGTTGGAGTTGGAAATCAATTATGGGGTTAAAATTTTGCTCTTTGTTGATTCATGAAAATTGATCAAGAGTTCTGGTTTTCTGACTATTAAAGGAGCACTAGTTATCAATTTCTCTTATCATTATTTATGTTTAgtgtttgttttgttgtttaGTTTTGGGGATCGCTTTTTTTGTGGAATTCAATTTTGTGGAAGAGacgttttttatttattttttctgttaCTAAACTTCTTTTTAGGATTGTGCCATTGTTAAATTCTGTTTCTTATTGGTGTTTCTTGGCTGAAATTGGAAATCATTTAGGGGTTAGGTTTCGTTCTAGTTGCTTAAGCATTTTCAATAGCTAAAAGTTGACTAGTTCCACCACTGCGACTTCCATCTTCACAAGCCATCATGCCAGCGACCTTAACTTTTGCCATTTGAATCGCTGCAACTATACTGTATAGGAAGGGGATATATATGCAACAttttagaattaggatttgtCATTTAGGGACTAATTTGACCAAATTTTATAAAGATATTGTGCTGGCTGCTAACGAGGATGTAGAGAGATGTATTGACAGGTAACTTCATGTGCCACGTCACTTTCCGTTGATGTAAAAAGTGACGGAAGAACTAACGtgactaaactaaaattttttcaaaatgaaTTTGACTAAAAACATCTTTCGGAGACCAAATTAAAAATCGCGTAATTTTTTAGGGACCAATTTAACTATTTACTCTATCTTTAggtaaatagttattttttaattcgcaaaactattatttatttatttatttttgttcagtatatttattttctgataTGCGATATTCAGCAAATCATTTGGGTCTCTATAACCAGCaagttagttaagtcatttgaATTTATCCAAATTAGGCTAAAGAGAAAGACGCCATAATCTAAAGTAGTTTTTCTAAGGTTCTGAAAATTGGACCAGTTATCAAACCGTTTTAATTATTGGTTCACTAGTTTATTGGTCTAATTGGTGGTTCAACCGAAAAAAACGTTttagaatagaataataaataaattataaataaatattttaaaatataattatagtctaatataaatcttaaaatatcttcaaaatttaaaacactaTATAAAATATCATCAACCAAATACATATGATCTTATCAAAATTCAAACTCAAAAGTTAAATAGTAAAAAAGCATATCTAAATATTAAATCCCAACATCATGAtttatcaatcatcaaaatctgCAAGAACTTGTTGCAAATCTGTTTCGGTGGGATTTTCTTCACCTTCATTCCCCCTTCTTGAGCAGAAGAATCAAGAGATGCAGCATAAAAACCATTACTACCACCGCAGCATCAATTTTACCTAATAAAATACACATATTATCATTATTACATTATAAACTAACAACATTCTAATAAAtcattagaaaataaatatactATACTCACGCAATAAGTCATTCACATTGTTAGGAAGATCAGACTTTTTCTCTACAACCTCTTCAGTCACCCAAAAGTCAACTAGACTGATGCTTTCATAATCAATTGGATCATATTGTATcttgtgcttttttttttcttcctaaaAAGTTAAATACAATATATGAAGATTTAATAATTTATGTATGAAATAATATGATATTTCATGAAACATGTATTACCTGGATTTAAGACGCAAATTATAGGTAACATAAACAATGTCATTCAGTCTATCATGCTCCaatctatttcttctttttgtatgAATCTGGTAAAAAAGATTTCAATTTCTCTCACACCCAGAAGAAGCAGATGCTTGGCTAAGAATGCGAACAGCTATCTTTTGTAAACATGGAGCAGAACTACCGAATAACCTCCACGATTCATCTACCAATTATAAAACCATAACATATTAGAAGTTATCAATTAAGAACATAGGAGCATAAAACAAGTTACTATTAATTAAATGCAGCTCGAATAGCTTCTAGTCTATCAAAACTTTTCTTCCGATCTCTATATAAATGTATTTCTTTCATTGACTCAACTAAATCTAAATTGTTACACTTGCAATACAAGGTAACAAGATCAAGCAAACCTCACATAACATCAGATgctttttttataattttcattaaaaaagaaTGAAGGATTCAGGAAGCAAGCTGCTGCATGAAGATCTTTCTTCAAATACTTGTCCCATCTTGAGTTGATAATATCTGTGTACGGCTAATATGCAGTCTTGTTTTGTCTAAAGATCTCTTTAATTGTATCTTCTCCCCTTAGCATTCCTTCATAAACATATCCCAAAGATAGTTTGTCATCAGCATCAACAAGCCTCAGCAATTTAATCAGAGGGCCCACAAGTTTACATACAGTAAAGCAATCATCCCAAAATTTGCAATCTAAAATAATAGCACTTACAGCTCTACCAGTAGCACTCCTTCTTAATTTGTGATCAGTGAAAATTGAATCTACAACCAATGCTTGCAAATCCTTTTTACGATCAAAGATGCTCTTCAATATGATAAACACAGTTACAAAGCGGGTTGCACCAGGACGGACAATTTCTCTCCAATGAGGTCTTTTTCTTAGCCAAGATAAGAAAATTATATAATTGTACACAAATATTGTGATCTTTGAAGCACGTGTTGCGAAATTAGAAATATACACCATACtgcttatatattttaaaataagattaagTCAATGAGCAACACATAGTGACCAATAGATATTATCGTATTTTCTATAGATAAGCCTACCAGCAGCAACATAATTGACCGCATTATCAATCACAACATGCACAATATCATTAGGGCCAATCTATTCAATCAccttagaaaataaattatacaaGTGTGAAGCATTTTTTACAATACTGGAAGCATCTATTGATTTCACAAAGCACAAATCTTTAGAACAATACACTAGAAAATTGATTAACATTCTTTTGATCTGTCCAATCATCAGCCATGAGGGTACATCCAGTTTCCTTCCATGCATTCTTATAACTATCAACTAGCATTTGACATCCTCTTTTAAGATCagccaacaaatgaacccttaATTTATCATAAGAAGGACCTTTGTAACCAGGTCCAATACCAGCAACACCATCCAACATATCTTGGAAAAATGGTGACATCACATCATTAAATAGAATTTTACAATTCAAAAGCTACCGAGCAAACCGTTTATCAACCTCGTGTATAGCCTTTTTGTTTTGCAAAACACTTTTAATACTTGGTTGAACTCCTGGAGTTGTTCTTGGGGCAAACATATGAGGAATGACTTTGGTTTTTTTCTTTGGATCGCCTCCAGCCACTTGCTAATTCGAAGTACGCTGCTGTTCTTCTTGAGCTATTGCTTCATCACTTGCATCCTCTACCTCATCACCACCCTCTTCACTAAAActtacttttttttgtttttgttggtcTGAATTTCTTTCAACAAACTTTTCATCTGTTTTTTCACATCATATGGAACTTTAGGACATTTTTTCACGTCTTCAATAATCTTTGCTAGATGTTTCTTCATCCTGTGAATTCCACCTCCATTAAAAACTTGTAGACAAAATAAACATTGATATTGTGGTTTCCATTCACTATTTGTAGAGTAATATATTCCAAGCTAAATATGTTTTTTCCCGTAAGTTAGAAGAACTTTGTGACTGACTATCGTTAGCACTAGGAAAATTAGGATTAGCAACATCATTCAAAATAGGAAGATCGAGAGGCAAACTATTATTCACAGAAGTATTGTTATCAGCAATTGCTTATTGATTAATACTATTATCCATAActgaaattaataaaatagatataaaattaaaaacagccacaacacaataaaaaataaaaaaatcctcAACAACACCATATCTAAATTCAGCCTATAATATTCAACAATATTGCAACAAACAAATTAAGAGCCAtcagattttaaaaataaaataatctaattagATTTCAGTTTGCATTTCTAGATAGGTTCTTAATCACTCcctctcaaaaaaaaaaaaaaaaatacacactGTTGATTATTTTTacttacttttcttttaattttgtatttctCAAGATTTTATAATACTAGATTACTTTGCTCATTATTATCGTTTTTATCGTTCTTTTAAATTAGAACAGAACAGTATTTGACAATGTACGGATGCATAGTATAAGTACAAGATAATGTATTTGACAGTATATGGATACCTAGTATAAGTACAAGATGCAGCCTAACCAACTTAGAATTTGTTGTCTCGCGAAAAAGAGAGGAAAAAAAACTAACTTGTCTTTTGGGTTgttattttaaattgatagaACTACTAgacttataaattataataaatgtGTGGAATTGTTCGTGTAGCTTGGGCTTGGAGGAAGAATTAGGTGGTCTAATTAAGGTGCAAAGCATATCAATTTTTCAGAGTATTAAGATAAGActgatatttttaaatattttttagattacTTTGTGTACATTTTGTATAAGAAGAATACTAGGGGTCAGCAATTTTAGTATTTGATAATTATTAATTGGTcatcaatagtatttttaatggtgtgaaatTACATCTAATGGTGGAAAATCActcacttttattttgatgGTTAAGTACTGgccaaaaaacacaaaaattgcTGATCCCTAGACTTttcttttatataatatatgcACTTTTAATTTTTGGTATTAAATATGATCGATAAAAATCTGAAAAcataaaatactttttttatatatactgAAGAATTATGCATTTGATAATGTACCAACGAATTATACAAATACAATTTCTCTCTATTTACTaacattttataatattttgaaaagtaGTAGTGGATTGCGTTCTTTATACGTACACAATTTTACGAATAATACTTAAATCTAATTAGAGAGAAATAATGGGTACATATATAGCATGCATTAGAGCAAAAATATACCCCTAACTTTTCTTTGGGGTTACGTTATTTGATAGAATTAGACTAGTACAAAATGTGTGGCATTATTGTACACGTTACACGTAGCTAGGAGGGAGAATGGTGTGGAATTTTTCGTCAAACATAAAATCTAAATGGAGTTTGGAGTATTTGACGGGGCCAAAACCTTCTTTGTCATTGTAGGGTATTCCTGTCTCTTCAATATTATGTATCATTTTAatttgtgtgtatatatatgggGTCTAACTAAGGAGCTAAGGGCATGAATCCAGAGTATTAAAACAAAGATTTGCTTTACTAACAACGCCATGATTGCCATATTGCTGCTTCTTGGAATATTATCATTCACTCAAGTAGAACTTACAGGTACATAGTacggtttataaatttaattatttaacgCAAGCTAGAGTTTAATATGTATATTATTAGACTTTCCTTTCaatgtttttttaattaaactatGGTAGGTGAGAAACCAACACTTAACAAGACACTTGTTGATTAAGGACGCTAAACTTATTTATTTCTGATACTTTTTATgcatttaatattttaaaagtttattgaaaatataaaactaaaattttcaataaaaaattatctcttTTGCTTTCTTGTTAACACATTTATAATGGTCTTTATTAAGatttaaaacatatttttatgtgaaattaaacaggcaataatttaaacaaatttattaaattatcttataatttttaaatattaattttatataaaaataattgcaCATGAATTTTACGCcagaattaatttttatactcttatatgtatatattgtatACAGGTGCTGAGGTAGGAGTGTGTTATGGAAGAAATGGAGACAACTTACCAAAAAGTCAGCAACAAGTGATAGACTTATACAAATCAAATGGAATCACAAGAATGCGCATATATGATCCAGACCAAGCAACACTCCAAGCCCTCAAAGGTTCAAACATAGAACTCATACTCGATGTTCCAAAAGCCCAACTCCAATCCCTTACCGACGCCACAACCGCCGCTAATTGGGTCAACACCAATATCAAAGCCTATTCGCCAGATGTCAAATTTAAGTACATTGCCGTTGGTAACGAAGTCGAACCCAACGATGGTTATTCCAATTATGTTTTACAAGCAATGCAGAATATTCAAAACGCAATTAATTCGGCTAATTTACAAATTAAAGTCTCAACAGCAATTAAAACAGATTTAGTAGCTAGTCCTGCTTATCCACCAGATAGCGGCGTTTTCAGTGACGCCGCGATTAATTACATAAGGCCTATTATAAAGTTCCTAGTGAGTAACGGATCACCACTTCTTGCAAATGTGTACCCTTATTTTGCCTATAAAGATAACCCAAGTATTGGCTTAGACTATTCTTTGTTTACTAAACAAGATAAGAATGATGCTGGGTACACTAATTTGTTTGATGCCATATTGGATGCACTTTATGCCGCTCTTGAGAAAGAAGGCGCCAACAACGTTAATGTTGTTGTGTCGGAAAGTGGCTGGCCTTCTGCCGGGAACGTTGGGGCAACGGTTGAGAATGCTGGAacttattataaaaatttgattagtcATGTTAAGCGTGGCACTGTTAAGAGGCCCAATGGGCCCATTGAGACTTATTTGTTTGCTATGTTTGATGAAGATCTGAAGACGGGTGATGAAAGTGAGAAACATTTTGGTGTGTTTAATCCTGATCGGTCACCTAAGTACCAACTCAGTTTCAATTGAAAATGTGTTATCTATTGTAATATGGTCATTAGCGATTAGTGatgttattattgtttttcattttgtcttATTAAggaataaattttaattaagtaCAAGAAAAATGATTCATGTAATAACTATTTTTCTTGTTATAATTATCTATCTCTATATTAAAGGTGTTAGCTCGTCTTTAGCTGAATGTATTGCCTATTATTTGATACTTTTTTCAAGtgataataaatattttgttttgcttCTGCGCTATTTTTCAGTCCGATAAATTAAGATCTAATTTGTTGTGAATTTAAACTCTATTTGAAAATTTGTTACTAACAAATGAGTAATTGATAATAAATAGTTAAAAGAAAAGTATTCCTACTGACTTattatcatttttcttttttttttctccaaaaAATTACTCTAAGAATTTGactgaatattttatttaatttaatcttgtgAAAATGTAATGATAAAGGAAACAaccataatttaaaaaaaaatcattcaaaCCGTAAAAAcgcgaaaaaaaaattgtataattcaatttcaaattgaataaaatggtaagaaaaaattgaaatgtACCTATATCTTTTCTGGACATTAACAGGTCAGTATCTTGTATTAGTAATCCATCGTATATTTGTCTGTAATTAGAATTCAAACAAAGAACTTTCTAACTTAATCCGTTGAAAAAAATGTATCTAACAGtaataacaaatataattttcaCATTGAAGATTAGGACGCGGCTGCGCAAAAACAGAGTCACTTAATTAGGATTGAggaatcaaaattcaaaagaaagaCCAACACCATGACTAATCACACTTGGTTTCTCATGGATGAATAAAATGAAAACACATTGTAAGTAACAGTGAAATTTTAGAGAATGAAAAACAAACTTTTGTTGGGTTTTGCTGACAACTATACTTTaaggaatttttattttaagattcaagataaattcttatttttcaaaGCATTCAGtgctataatttttttaaaaataaaacataaaaagattTCACGAGATTAATTAGTAGAATTTTATTAAAGAATACTCTAAAAGACATTTGTtaagaatattataaattaaaaagttttccaaca is a window from the Arachis stenosperma cultivar V10309 chromosome 3, arast.V10309.gnm1.PFL2, whole genome shotgun sequence genome containing:
- the LOC130968111 gene encoding uncharacterized protein LOC130968111 isoform X2, yielding MRRRKLRASRRSFVESELQNELKEKLNTGEAHKSGDSVAANSANAVINQMKNLNVKEESQVDGMKFGKGTGTEAILLREMEHLKLVNESKDSNESHSHNRFQKPVEETRVSSSAPSPIFGGLNFQPQPVGGAFEATKRDEFEFVFTGKQDASGLSSVEFKAPVTMPKTNLFGGVDEKLKSNAKKGKGGNMKVNKSRAKLNQYASPTQPWSGQGFVLKDNVSQENSQGSPNAYSPMDVSPYQEKLVENQCLSENSVASNSESFSIDSNSMVNDSEQTTSVDPIDEDLIAATECLNIYGGEVPCRETKDGNSEHPMHETNRVEHKRNDSISEFETESFKSAIDELSVSVESCTSAETEADSNRMLHQSPVSSPRNISGSGFTFAAAPSAEVQSLSPKRHYKKKSWLNFGHDTYNYTSNIKVPYSSSSVAFSPLSTTSSLFTSGPGPNAKVSLPQPKTRDSELNKEQGLKETSSVSAAAIASQEACEKWRLRGNQAYKNGDLGMAENFYKEGISCIPKEAAPRGCLRALVLCYSNLAATHMSLGRMRDALEDCMTAAKIDPNFLKVQLRAANCYLALGEVEDASQYFKKCLQSGIDVCVDRKIAVEASEGLQKAQKVSDLINHSVELLQRRTSSDAEGALEHINDALMISSHSEKLLEMKAEALSMLCRYEEVIQLCDETLVSAEKNSYPFDASTQVTYMDNAESSTRLYFRLWRCSMVVKAYFYLGKLEEGLSFLEKQEEKLSAINKSGGKVLELLIPLVVTIQELLRHKVAGNEAFQAGRHTEAVEHYTSALSCNVESRPFAAVCYCNRAAAYKALGQITDAIADCSLAIALDGNYLKALSRRATLYEIIRDYDQAASDLRRLVSLLSKEVEDSTNQPGLSDRSTSYTNDLKQNRIRLYEIEEEARKEIPLDMYLILGVEPSASSSEIKKAYRKAALRHHPDKAGQSLRDDGIWKDIAEEVNRDADRLFKIIGEAYAVLSDSAKRARYDAEEEMRNAQKKRHGPMPRPSPDAQYYPFEQSGRRSWREGRRSYGNSVPQF
- the LOC130968111 gene encoding uncharacterized protein LOC130968111 isoform X1, whose amino-acid sequence is MEAFNSDKNNAAASSSDGFSIPNAPPSAFTFTTSSASGLSRPRLVKLRKHNNAPAFTPFRDSTAPVTAAPAPFSSPRYGSFSFGGNSNKSGDFGVGFDKGISDQLRSLSIGNAAKKVEGFEKVGCSSLFVDDNFVLKEMSKLNIDPNRSFVESELQNELKEKLNTGEAHKSGDSVAANSANAVINQMKNLNVKEESQVDGMKFGKGTGTEAILLREMEHLKLVNESKDSNESHSHNRFQKPVEETRVSSSAPSPIFGGLNFQPQPVGGAFEATKRDEFEFVFTGKQDASGLSSVEFKAPVTMPKTNLFGGVDEKLKSNAKKGKGGNMKVNKSRAKLNQYASPTQPWSGQGFVLKDNVSQENSQGSPNAYSPMDVSPYQEKLVENQCLSENSVASNSESFSIDSNSMVNDSEQTTSVDPIDEDLIAATECLNIYGGEVPCRETKDGNSEHPMHETNRVEHKRNDSISEFETESFKSAIDELSVSVESCTSAETEADSNRMLHQSPVSSPRNISGSGFTFAAAPSAEVQSLSPKRHYKKKSWLNFGHDTYNYTSNIKVPYSSSSVAFSPLSTTSSLFTSGPGPNAKVSLPQPKTRDSELNKEQGLKETSSVSAAAIASQEACEKWRLRGNQAYKNGDLGMAENFYKEGISCIPKEAAPRGCLRALVLCYSNLAATHMSLGRMRDALEDCMTAAKIDPNFLKVQLRAANCYLALGEVEDASQYFKKCLQSGIDVCVDRKIAVEASEGLQKAQKVSDLINHSVELLQRRTSSDAEGALEHINDALMISSHSEKLLEMKAEALSMLCRYEEVIQLCDETLVSAEKNSYPFDASTQVTYMDNAESSTRLYFRLWRCSMVVKAYFYLGKLEEGLSFLEKQEEKLSAINKSGGKVLELLIPLVVTIQELLRHKVAGNEAFQAGRHTEAVEHYTSALSCNVESRPFAAVCYCNRAAAYKALGQITDAIADCSLAIALDGNYLKALSRRATLYEIIRDYDQAASDLRRLVSLLSKEVEDSTNQPGLSDRSTSYTNDLKQNRIRLYEIEEEARKEIPLDMYLILGVEPSASSSEIKKAYRKAALRHHPDKAGQSLRDDGIWKDIAEEVNRDADRLFKIIGEAYAVLSDSAKRARYDAEEEMRNAQKKRHGPMPRPSPDAQYYPFEQSGRRSWREGRRSYGNSVPQF